The region GAACAGGGCTGCTATGTGGCCGACATGCAAACCTTTGATGATGCCCGCGCCGGTCATTTTTTTATTCGCACTGAATTTAGAAAACCCGAGCAGGGAGAATTTGATGAAGCCAGCTTTCGTGATGGCTTTGCCCTGCGCGCAGCTGACTTTGCCATGGACTGGGAACTAAGCGAGCGCAAGCGCAAGCCTAACGTAGTGATCATGGTGTCTAAGTTTGATCACTGTCTTAACGACTTGCTATATCGCTATCGTACCGGCCAGCTAGCGATCGAAATACCGGCCATTATCTCCAATCACCCGGATCTACAGCGGTTGGCAGACTGGCACCATATTCCTTTTTATCATCTGCCCGTTAACGCCGACACTAAGGCCGAGCAAGAAGAACAAATTTGGAAAATAGTGCAGGAATCACAAGCTGATTTGGTGGTGCTGGCGCGTTACATGCAAGTGCTTAGCCCCGAGCTGTGTAATCGCTTGGCGGGGTGGGCCATTAATATCCATCACTCGTTGCTGCCGGGCTTTAAGGGCGCACAGCCTTATCATCAGGCATATGCTAAAGGCGTAAAGTTGGTCGGGGCTACCGCCCACTACATTAATAACGAGTTGGATGAGGGCCCCATTATTACTCAGGGCATTCAGACGGTAGATCACAGTCATTATCCGGAAGATTTGGTTGCCAAGGGTAAGGACATCGAGTGTTTAACCTTGGCTAAAGCCATTCAGTATCACATCGAAAAACGGGTGTTTATGTACCAGAGCAAGACGGTAGTACTGGGCAGTTAATACTCGTTCGATGTATTCCCGACAGGGGGTGGCAGCAAGCGCTGTGCCCGCTGTCTATTAAACAAGCTTGCTTGGCAGGTTTGTGAATGTAATAAAGAGTCATGACAAGGAGACATCATGTCTAACAATATCAAGTTATTGCGCGAAGCTCAGCCTGAGGTGTTATTGGACGCTACTCAGTGGGAGAAGTTATCTGGCGACCCGCATACGGTTAACC is a window of Oceanisphaera sp. IT1-181 DNA encoding:
- the purU gene encoding formyltetrahydrofolate deformylase; translated protein: MAEHDTLILTASCTSRLGSVDAVTGYLREQGCYVADMQTFDDARAGHFFIRTEFRKPEQGEFDEASFRDGFALRAADFAMDWELSERKRKPNVVIMVSKFDHCLNDLLYRYRTGQLAIEIPAIISNHPDLQRLADWHHIPFYHLPVNADTKAEQEEQIWKIVQESQADLVVLARYMQVLSPELCNRLAGWAINIHHSLLPGFKGAQPYHQAYAKGVKLVGATAHYINNELDEGPIITQGIQTVDHSHYPEDLVAKGKDIECLTLAKAIQYHIEKRVFMYQSKTVVLGS